One part of the Gemmatimonadota bacterium genome encodes these proteins:
- a CDS encoding amidohydrolase family protein translates to MAFHGRVRGAVLVPSLMLAACASEADAPDLAIENVTVIDAAGGARAGQTVVVDDGRIVQVADAGAPSGATEVVDGTGRFLIPGLWDFHVHLTYDDRFTDAMPGLFLRHGITSIRDTGGMLDRVLPVVQRLRAEGAIAPRVFFAGPLLDGEHVVYDGDNRPALGIANPDVETARANIARLAEAGVDFVKIYEMVTPEVFDALVEEAEARGLPRDAHVPLSLLARDVGPRVNSLEHLRNIEMDCATNADELLAARRSILAEPPPGPGADLRSRLHGLHRLPAVEAYDAERCSETLDALASTIQVPTLRLNAMGLRSPFERDDWADALAHAPADVAADWGAAAERARSGPPARDTTYGAFSLRLVGEMNDRGVPIGAGTDTPIGFALPGYSLHSELEMLVRAGLTPLEALRAATVRPAEFFGLDGELGTVQVGRLADLVLLSADPLADIANTRSVDAVVTKGRLLRRADLDGLTP, encoded by the coding sequence ATGGCCTTCCATGGGCGCGTACGCGGGGCGGTGCTGGTCCCGTCCCTGATGCTCGCCGCCTGCGCCAGCGAGGCGGACGCCCCCGACCTGGCCATCGAGAACGTGACGGTGATCGACGCCGCGGGTGGTGCGCGCGCCGGGCAGACCGTCGTCGTGGACGACGGGCGTATCGTGCAGGTGGCGGATGCGGGCGCGCCGAGCGGTGCCACCGAGGTGGTGGATGGGACCGGCCGCTTCCTGATCCCGGGGCTGTGGGACTTCCACGTCCACCTGACATACGACGATCGCTTCACCGACGCGATGCCGGGCCTGTTCCTGCGTCACGGCATCACCAGCATCCGCGACACCGGCGGCATGTTGGATCGCGTCCTGCCGGTGGTGCAACGGCTGCGGGCGGAAGGCGCCATCGCACCGCGGGTCTTCTTCGCCGGTCCCCTGCTGGACGGCGAGCACGTCGTCTACGACGGGGACAACCGCCCCGCGCTCGGCATCGCCAATCCGGACGTCGAGACGGCGCGGGCGAACATCGCGCGCTTGGCGGAGGCCGGCGTGGACTTCGTGAAGATCTACGAGATGGTGACGCCGGAGGTGTTCGACGCGTTGGTGGAGGAGGCGGAGGCGCGCGGATTGCCACGGGATGCGCACGTGCCCCTCTCCCTCCTGGCCCGGGACGTGGGCCCGCGCGTGAACTCGCTCGAGCATCTGCGCAACATCGAGATGGACTGCGCCACGAACGCGGACGAGCTGCTGGCGGCGCGACGCAGCATCCTGGCCGAGCCACCGCCGGGCCCCGGTGCGGATCTGCGGAGCCGTCTGCATGGGCTCCACCGCCTTCCCGCGGTGGAGGCGTACGACGCAGAGCGTTGCTCCGAGACGCTCGACGCGCTGGCGTCCACCATCCAGGTACCGACCCTTCGTCTGAACGCCATGGGACTGCGTTCTCCCTTCGAGCGGGACGACTGGGCGGATGCGTTGGCGCATGCGCCCGCGGATGTCGCGGCCGACTGGGGTGCGGCGGCGGAACGCGCGCGCAGCGGACCCCCCGCGCGCGACACCACCTACGGCGCGTTCAGTCTGCGTCTGGTCGGGGAGATGAACGACCGCGGGGTCCCGATCGGGGCCGGGACGGACACCCCCATCGGCTTCGCGCTTCCCGGCTACAGCCTGCACAGCGAGCTGGAGATGCTGGTGCGGGCCGGCCTCACTCCGCTCGAGGCCCTGCGCGCAGCCACCGTGCGACCCGCGGAGTTCTTCGGGCTCGACGGTGAGCTGGGCACGGTGCAGGTGGGACGACTGGCGGACCTGGTCCTGCTCTCGGCCGATCCCCTGGCCGACATCGCCAACACCCGTTCGGTGGACGCGGTGGTGACCAAAGGCCGGCTCCTCCGACGGGCGGACCTGGACGGGCTGACGCCGTAG
- a CDS encoding VOC family protein → MSDEATAGESPTRAEPQSFRAREMSVSLTVADLDASLAWYRDVVGFHVEERHERDGALRAVTLRAGSVRILLGQDDGARGWDRVKGEGFSFLLRTAQDVDALASGIRARGGTLALEPTDMPWGARIFRLVDPDGFKIAIST, encoded by the coding sequence ATGAGCGACGAAGCCACCGCCGGCGAATCCCCCACGCGCGCCGAGCCCCAGTCGTTCCGGGCTCGCGAGATGTCCGTCTCCCTCACGGTCGCCGACCTGGACGCCAGTCTGGCTTGGTACCGCGACGTGGTCGGATTCCACGTCGAGGAGCGCCACGAGCGCGACGGCGCGCTGCGGGCCGTCACGCTGAGGGCCGGATCGGTCCGCATCCTGTTGGGTCAGGACGATGGCGCCCGGGGCTGGGATCGGGTGAAGGGGGAGGGCTTCTCGTTCCTCCTGCGGACCGCACAGGACGTCGACGCGCTCGCGTCCGGCATCCGCGCTCGCGGCGGCACCCTGGCCTTGGAGCCGACCGACATGCCTTGGGGTGCACGCATCTTCCGTCTGGTGGACCCGGACGGCTTCAAGATCGCCATCTCGACCTGA
- the aac(3)-IV gene encoding AAC(3)-IV family aminoglycoside N-acetyltransferase: MTGKEPRTIREVAGQLRALGVERGGVLLVHTSFRAVRPIEGGPDGLIAALDEALGPEGTLVMPSWGSSDDEPFDPAITPASSSLGVVAERFRRQPGVRRSAHQHAFAARGPRAEAILADPLPLPPHIPASPVGRVHDAGGQVLLLGVDHDADTTVHLAELIAGVPYRVPKYLTARVDGVPTRIDYGENDHCCARFRLVDGWVREAGVQREGTVGHAHARLVCARDVVDAVVPRLVADPLLFLHGPEAGCDECDDARSSVGPDRDASPV; this comes from the coding sequence ATGACAGGGAAGGAGCCGCGCACGATCCGCGAGGTCGCCGGACAGCTCCGGGCTCTGGGCGTGGAGCGCGGTGGCGTGCTGCTCGTGCACACCTCGTTCCGGGCCGTCCGGCCGATCGAGGGTGGCCCCGACGGTCTGATCGCGGCGCTGGACGAGGCGCTCGGCCCCGAAGGCACGCTGGTCATGCCGTCGTGGGGAAGTTCCGACGACGAGCCGTTCGATCCTGCGATCACCCCCGCCTCGTCGAGCCTGGGCGTGGTCGCGGAGCGGTTCCGGCGCCAGCCGGGCGTGCGCCGCAGCGCGCATCAGCACGCCTTCGCCGCGCGCGGGCCTCGCGCGGAGGCCATCCTGGCGGATCCGCTCCCGCTCCCACCCCACATCCCCGCCAGCCCGGTGGGACGGGTGCACGACGCGGGAGGGCAGGTGCTGCTGCTCGGAGTCGATCACGACGCCGACACCACGGTGCACCTGGCGGAGCTGATCGCCGGCGTTCCCTACCGGGTGCCGAAGTACCTGACGGCGCGGGTCGATGGGGTGCCGACCCGGATCGACTACGGCGAGAACGACCACTGCTGCGCGCGTTTCCGCCTCGTGGACGGATGGGTTCGGGAGGCGGGGGTGCAGCGGGAAGGGACGGTGGGGCACGCGCACGCGCGGCTGGTGTGTGCTCGGGACGTGGTCGATGCGGTGGTCCCGCGCCTGGTGGCCGACCCGCTACTGTTCCTGCACGGTCCGGAGGCCGGTTGCGACGAGTGCGACGACGCGCGGTCGAGCGTGGGCCCCGATCGGGACGCCTCTCCGGTGTGA